One region of Bactrocera neohumeralis isolate Rockhampton chromosome 5, APGP_CSIRO_Bneo_wtdbg2-racon-allhic-juicebox.fasta_v2, whole genome shotgun sequence genomic DNA includes:
- the LOC126759013 gene encoding protein transport protein Sec61 gamma-2 subunit, with protein sequence MDKVVKFCEPGRAFAKDSIRLVKRCTKPDRKEFQKIAIATAIGFCIMGFIGFFVKLIHIPINNIIVGS encoded by the coding sequence ATGGATAAAGTAGTTAAATTCTGCGAACCTGGTCGTGCCTTCGCCAAGGACTCGATTCGTTTAGTGAAACGTTGCACCAAGCCTGATCGCAAAGAATTCCAAAAGATCGCCATTGCCACCGCTATTGGTTTCTGTATCATGGGCTTCATTGGTTTCTTCGTGAAACTAATTCACATCCCCATCAACAACATCATTGTGGGCTCATAA
- the LOC126760751 gene encoding zinc finger matrin-type protein CG9776 isoform X1: MDEELILQQPADRRLGTANTLPPGPPGAENDVVDYEANKPKSEKESNRSSTSRSSRRRSPSGSPPRSRRKSPSRGRRSPSPLESGSRRRRRSPSPPPRRNRFRDYSPDRRRFDGGGRNMRRSPDRRRGGGGRDFRYRGRSNSRSRSRSVSPRRGGGSRWSPKKKPSSPLPINAPPPPQVTQPQTQYNPMPPQLYTNDTYAPPAYNQYAVPPPQQAAGFPPQTAGDAYGMQAPVPPVFNAAYPPPPVWTANDAYAQQPWIPTPDPNQLPQIAQQPPPVTAPTAIPPPQIVQQPIVNEPPPVTIESSSKHDAAVAQEAENQRDELKRQRSSYLKKTSLLRQELKMLKDQRKDLHSGGAAPPSPTTKGFIDENEKLQNQIQKKLNTIENVIDMLTGIIGEENLEREEENYASDKSEKEEPAKKHTKEATLPQQPVSAGGDSGRIRKKKRKNSSTSSGSSSGSSSSSSSSSSSSSSSENEVEEEEDDDSSVERYKYKAIESMKAKAKEGVKRELKEEKLFDEKKRFNYVFYDPEMHWCQTCDVFPKTAKDYLNHLHSKEHMDRESIETPWHIDVATDQFPNYENAPTKRTPIRGLTFFVPASAWFCKLCNNWMGDLHCASTHLKSQLHASKYNAFLEKNPHFEVNWLADRQRVLNERKNLPPPQQITSVSTTAAESTPSKKSKKEEKVKKRKKKGSEKKDKKKKRKRSKKRKKNAATSTSSDSSSSDSEKPSKTKVKSPIVIQGLDNPNPALSIRVAMRKQDFGKVDEDTPPPAPRLHVEAAPHPVPPPAVTVANISSAAKVDPATLLTNTGRLSKWTEAQDSNAKAAATVTQPRKGAEEDKNDDAILQQWNNVQPVISESEKKLLEQLKGKLKNKPHENATTPAGASIRNNNDGPSDRRVRDRDRDRERERDRDRDRDRDRDRNDRDRNDRRRRSRSPVFGGGGVRGRMRRTRSRTRSRSRGRAASPYGRRRRTRSRSRGRRSRSFDRRRRYSRSRTRSRTRSSSRNRIEKPIVRHPEFRPRVPEKDKEREKRSTTDTKDKKNADKKNKSSSTSSTATSGKKLPFIGKMPVFKKQTAGQGDGNGVENTLAYTGDNGQHANPAGYVPQRPPAPTAAQIQMAMMEDVYGNAPPFHPDAGMMMDYDELMPDPIQFVNLMGQVPPPPPPPAGAGRAKSADGTDEEAEDILPPGIDVAESDDCVPRPISDGPIPRKGPLPKDLEEALNIIFPGEKKSDDEDAEAKKAKSTGETQIIVEEPIMQPEDLVKEGIHMVTIEETSIAGMDEASQMSMNEPLVFNKPASSLPSEVVTTNANIVTANTPQTVDITSQDAADIDLNAIQPPPPPAAAAPVPPPAPVPAPEAPSEPPTSAAAVLNGAAVEETNNDTKNSTEEPDLAHAPEPDDIPMPTSKASAEDVANIVYDLDDIPQPPPSPTESEKNRRQEELNDLAMLGIDADDMAAQCI, encoded by the exons ATGGATGAAGAATTAATATTGCAACAACCGGCAGATCGCCGACTGGGCACTGCAAATACATTACCACCTGGTCCGCCAGGTGCAGAAAATGATGTTGTAGACTATG AAGCTAATAAGCCAAAATCTGAGAAAGAATCAAATAGAAGTTCCACAAGCCGATCAAGTCGACGTCGTTCACCATCAGGCAGCCCACCGCGATCGAGACGTAAATCTCCTTCGCGTGGTCGGCGATCACCATCACCATTAGAAAGTGGTAGCCGTAGGCGGCGACGTTCGCCATCACCACCACCACGTCGCAATCGATTTAGAGACTATTCGCCAGATCGACGACGTTTTGATGGCGGTGGACGCAATATGCGCCGTTCACCTGATAGACGACGAGGTGGTGGTGGACGAGACTTTCGCTATAGAGGTCGTAGTAATAGCCGCTCGCGTAGCCGCAGTGTTTCGCCACGTAGGGGAGGTGGTAGTCGTTGGTCACCCAAAAAGAAGCCAAGTTCACCGCTACCAATTAatgcaccaccaccaccacaagTAACTCAGCCACAAACCCAATACAATCCAATGCCCCCACAACTATATACGAATGATACGTATGCACCACCAGCTTATAATCAATATGCCGTACCGCCACCGCAACAAGCAGCTGGATTTCCACCACAAACTGCTGGTGATGCTTACGGTATGCAGGCACCAGTACCGCCGGTGTTTAACGCTGCCTATCCACCACCACCAGTTTGGACAGCCAATG aCGCTTATGCGCAACAACCTTGGATACCTACACCAGATCCAAATCAACTACCACAAATTGCTCAACAGCCACCACCAGTAACTGCACCAACCGCTATACCACCACCACAAATTGTGCAGCAACCAATAGTAAACGAACCCCCACCAGTTACAATTGAATCAAGTTCAAAACACGATG CAGCTGTGGCACAAGAAGCAGAAAATCAACGCGATGAATTAAAACGACAACGAAGCAGTTATCTGAAAAAGACATCATTGCTCCGCCAAgaattgaaaatgttaaaagatCAACGCAAGGATCTACACAGCGGTGGTGCTGCACCACCATCGCCTACAACAAAGGGATTCATCGATGAAAACGAAAAGCTACAG aatcaaatacaaaagaaaCTCAACACCATTGAGAATGTCATTGACATGCTGACGGGCATTATTGGCGAGGAAAACTTGGAAAGAGAGGAAGAAAATTACGCCAGTGATAAAAGCGAAAAGGAGGAGCCAGCTAAGAAGCATACAAAAGAAGCAACTTTGCCGCAACAGCCAGTTAGCGCTGGTGGCGATAGCGGACGCATTCGCAAGAAGAAACGTAAAAATTCGAGTACTTCATCTGGCAGCAGCTCGGGTAGCTCCAGCAGCAGTAGCAGCTCTTCATCGAGTTCATCATCATCCGAAAACGAGGTGGAGGAGGAGGAGGACGACGACAGTTCGGTTGAGCGTTATAAGTACAAAGCCATCGAATCGATGAAAGCCAAAGCCAAGGAGGGTGTGAAGCGCGAGCTGAAGGAAGAGAAGTT ATTCGATGAGAAGAAACGTTTCAATTATGTCTTCTATGATCCGGAAATGCATTGGTGCCAGACGTGTGATGTTTTTCCCAAAACCGCAAAGGATTACTTAAACCACTTGCATTCCAAAGAGCATATGGATCGTGAAAGCATCGAAACACCGTGGCACATTGATGTGGCAACTGAT CAATTTCCAAACTATGAAAATGCCCCAACCAAACGTACCCCGATACGTGGTCTAACATTCTTCGTACCAGCTTCGGCATGGTTCTGCAAATTATGCAACAATTGGATGGGCGATTTGCATTGCGCCTCAACACATTTGAAATCACAACTACATGCGAGCAAATACAAT GCCTTCTTGGAGAAAAATCCACACTTTGAAGTCAATTGGTTGGCAGATCGTCAACGTGTGCTAAATGAACGTAAGAATTTGCCGCCACCACAGCAAATTACATCCGTCTCCACCACTGCAGCGGAGAGTACACCCAGTAAAAAATCGAAGAAGGAAGAGAAAGTGAAGAAGCGCAAGAAGAAGGG TTCGGAGAAAAAGGATAAGAAGAAGAAACGCAAGCGCTCAAAGAAACGCAAGAAGAATGCTGCAACATCGACTTCCAGTGACTCATCGTCTTCGGATAGTGAGAAACCCAGCAAGACCAAAGTCAAATCGCCAATAGTCATACAAGGCTTGGACAATCCCAATCCTGCGCTTTCGATACGTGTGGCCATGCGTAAACAAGATTTCGGTAAAGTGGACGAAGACACACCACCGCCGGCGCCTCGTTTGCACGTCGAAGCTGCACCGCATCCAGTGCCACCGCCCGCGGTGACCGTCGCAAATATCAGCAGTGCCGCTAAGGTTGATCCAGCAACCTTATTGACCAACACCGGCCGGTTGAGTAAATGGACTGAGGCGCAAGATAGCAACGCCAAAGCAGCAGCAACCGTAACGCAACCACGCAAAGGTGCAGAGGAGGACAAAAATGATGATGCGATCTTGCAGCAGTGGAATAATGTGCAGCCGGTCATAAGCGAGAGCGAAAAGAAGCTACTGGAGCAGTTGAAGGGCAAGTTGAAGAACAAACCACATGAGAATGCAACAACACCGGCCGGCGCCTCTATACGCAACAATAATGATGGCCCGTCAGATCGACGCGTACGTGACCGCGACCGCGACCGTGAACGTGAGCGAGATCGTGATCGTGATCGTGACCGCGACCGCGATCGCAATGACAGAGATCGTAATGATCGTAGACGGCGTTCGCGCAGTCCTGTCTTTGGCGGTGGCGGTGTTCGTGGCCGTATGCGTCGCACACGTAGTCGTACGCGCAGTCGCAGTCGCGGACGCGCCGCTTCGCCATATGGACGCAGAAGGCGCACACGTTCACGTTCGCGTGGACGCAG aaGCCGTTCCTTCGATCGCCGACGCCGCTACAGCCGTTCACGCACTCGTTCGCGCACACGTTCCAGCAGTCGCAATCGCATTGAGAAGCCAATTGTGCGACATCCCGAATTTAGACCACGTGTGCCCGAAAAGGATAAGGAGCGGGAGAAGCGTTCAACTACCGACACGAAGGATAAAAAGAATGCCGACAAGAAGAATAAAAGCAGCAGCACTTCGTCAACTGCAACGAGCGGCAAGAAATTACCGTTCATTGGTAAAATGCCTGTCTTCAAGAAACAAACCGCCGGTCAAGGTGATGGCAATGGCGTCGAAAATACTCTGGCATACACCGGCGACAATGGTCAACATGCCAATCCGGCTGGTTACGTGCCACAACGTCCGCCTGCGCCCACCGCCGCACAGATCCAAATGGCCATGATGGAGGACGTGTACGGCAATGCACCGCCATTCCATCCCGATGCCGGCATGATGATGGACTACGACGAGTTGATGCCCGATCCGATACAGTTTGTCAATTTGATGGGTCAAgtgccgccgccaccaccaccacccgCTGGCGCTGGTCGCGCAAAGTCCGCAGACGGCACGGACGAGGAAGCCGAAGATATACTGCCACCGGGTATTGATGTGGCCGAGAGTGATGATTGTGTGCCGCGTCCCATTTCCGATGGGCCTATACCGCGTAAAGGTCCACTGCCGAAGGATCTTGAAGAGGCGCTGAATATCATATTCCCCGGCGAAAAGAAATCGGACGACGAGGATGCCGAGGCTAAGAAAGCCAAGTCAACAG GCGAAACACAAATAATTGTGGAGGAGCCGATTATGCAACCAGAGGATCTGGTTAAAGAAGGCATACACATGGTGACTATAGAGGAAACGTCAATCGCTGGCATGGATGAGGCTTCGCAGATGAGCATGAACGAACCGTTAGTGTTTAATAAGCCCGCAAGTTCATTGCCCAGTGAAGTGGTCACAACGAACGCCAACATCGTAACGGCAAATACACCACAAACAGTTGATATTACGTCACAAGACGCGGCTGACATTGATTTGAACGCCATAcaaccgccaccaccaccggcAGCTGCAGCACCAGTACCACCACCAGCTCCAGTTCCAGCACCGGAAGCACCAAGCGAGCCACCAACATCAGCAGCTGCTGTGCTTAATGGCGCTGCAGTTGAGGAGACCAACAACGATACCAAGAATTCCACTGAAGAGCCTGATTTGGCGCACGCACCCGAACCCGATGACATACCGATGCCCACGTCGAAAGCCTCCGCCGAGGACGTTGCTAACATCGTTTACGACTTGGATGATATACCACAGCCACCGCCGTCACCCACAGAGAGCGAGAAGAATCGCCGACAGGAGGAGTTAAATGACTTGGCCATGTTGGGCATCGATGCGGACGATATGGCGGCACAGTGCATATAA
- the LOC126760751 gene encoding zinc finger matrin-type protein CG9776 isoform X2 — protein sequence MDEELILQQPADRRLGTANTLPPGPPGAENDVVDYEANKPKSEKESNRSSTSRSSRRRSPSGSPPRSRRKSPSRGRRSPSPLESGSRRRRRSPSPPPRRNRFRDYSPDRRRFDGGGRNMRRSPDRRRGGGGRDFRYRGRSNSRSRSRSVSPRRGGGSRWSPKKKPSSPLPINAPPPPQVTQPQTQYNPMPPQLYTNDTYAPPAYNQYAVPPPQQAAGFPPQTAGDAYGMQAPVPPVFNAAYPPPPVWTANDAYAQQPWIPTPDPNQLPQIAQQPPPVTAPTAIPPPQIVQQPIVNEPPPVTIESSSKHDAVAQEAENQRDELKRQRSSYLKKTSLLRQELKMLKDQRKDLHSGGAAPPSPTTKGFIDENEKLQNQIQKKLNTIENVIDMLTGIIGEENLEREEENYASDKSEKEEPAKKHTKEATLPQQPVSAGGDSGRIRKKKRKNSSTSSGSSSGSSSSSSSSSSSSSSSENEVEEEEDDDSSVERYKYKAIESMKAKAKEGVKRELKEEKLFDEKKRFNYVFYDPEMHWCQTCDVFPKTAKDYLNHLHSKEHMDRESIETPWHIDVATDQFPNYENAPTKRTPIRGLTFFVPASAWFCKLCNNWMGDLHCASTHLKSQLHASKYNAFLEKNPHFEVNWLADRQRVLNERKNLPPPQQITSVSTTAAESTPSKKSKKEEKVKKRKKKGSEKKDKKKKRKRSKKRKKNAATSTSSDSSSSDSEKPSKTKVKSPIVIQGLDNPNPALSIRVAMRKQDFGKVDEDTPPPAPRLHVEAAPHPVPPPAVTVANISSAAKVDPATLLTNTGRLSKWTEAQDSNAKAAATVTQPRKGAEEDKNDDAILQQWNNVQPVISESEKKLLEQLKGKLKNKPHENATTPAGASIRNNNDGPSDRRVRDRDRDRERERDRDRDRDRDRDRNDRDRNDRRRRSRSPVFGGGGVRGRMRRTRSRTRSRSRGRAASPYGRRRRTRSRSRGRRSRSFDRRRRYSRSRTRSRTRSSSRNRIEKPIVRHPEFRPRVPEKDKEREKRSTTDTKDKKNADKKNKSSSTSSTATSGKKLPFIGKMPVFKKQTAGQGDGNGVENTLAYTGDNGQHANPAGYVPQRPPAPTAAQIQMAMMEDVYGNAPPFHPDAGMMMDYDELMPDPIQFVNLMGQVPPPPPPPAGAGRAKSADGTDEEAEDILPPGIDVAESDDCVPRPISDGPIPRKGPLPKDLEEALNIIFPGEKKSDDEDAEAKKAKSTGETQIIVEEPIMQPEDLVKEGIHMVTIEETSIAGMDEASQMSMNEPLVFNKPASSLPSEVVTTNANIVTANTPQTVDITSQDAADIDLNAIQPPPPPAAAAPVPPPAPVPAPEAPSEPPTSAAAVLNGAAVEETNNDTKNSTEEPDLAHAPEPDDIPMPTSKASAEDVANIVYDLDDIPQPPPSPTESEKNRRQEELNDLAMLGIDADDMAAQCI from the exons ATGGATGAAGAATTAATATTGCAACAACCGGCAGATCGCCGACTGGGCACTGCAAATACATTACCACCTGGTCCGCCAGGTGCAGAAAATGATGTTGTAGACTATG AAGCTAATAAGCCAAAATCTGAGAAAGAATCAAATAGAAGTTCCACAAGCCGATCAAGTCGACGTCGTTCACCATCAGGCAGCCCACCGCGATCGAGACGTAAATCTCCTTCGCGTGGTCGGCGATCACCATCACCATTAGAAAGTGGTAGCCGTAGGCGGCGACGTTCGCCATCACCACCACCACGTCGCAATCGATTTAGAGACTATTCGCCAGATCGACGACGTTTTGATGGCGGTGGACGCAATATGCGCCGTTCACCTGATAGACGACGAGGTGGTGGTGGACGAGACTTTCGCTATAGAGGTCGTAGTAATAGCCGCTCGCGTAGCCGCAGTGTTTCGCCACGTAGGGGAGGTGGTAGTCGTTGGTCACCCAAAAAGAAGCCAAGTTCACCGCTACCAATTAatgcaccaccaccaccacaagTAACTCAGCCACAAACCCAATACAATCCAATGCCCCCACAACTATATACGAATGATACGTATGCACCACCAGCTTATAATCAATATGCCGTACCGCCACCGCAACAAGCAGCTGGATTTCCACCACAAACTGCTGGTGATGCTTACGGTATGCAGGCACCAGTACCGCCGGTGTTTAACGCTGCCTATCCACCACCACCAGTTTGGACAGCCAATG aCGCTTATGCGCAACAACCTTGGATACCTACACCAGATCCAAATCAACTACCACAAATTGCTCAACAGCCACCACCAGTAACTGCACCAACCGCTATACCACCACCACAAATTGTGCAGCAACCAATAGTAAACGAACCCCCACCAGTTACAATTGAATCAAGTTCAAAACACGATG CTGTGGCACAAGAAGCAGAAAATCAACGCGATGAATTAAAACGACAACGAAGCAGTTATCTGAAAAAGACATCATTGCTCCGCCAAgaattgaaaatgttaaaagatCAACGCAAGGATCTACACAGCGGTGGTGCTGCACCACCATCGCCTACAACAAAGGGATTCATCGATGAAAACGAAAAGCTACAG aatcaaatacaaaagaaaCTCAACACCATTGAGAATGTCATTGACATGCTGACGGGCATTATTGGCGAGGAAAACTTGGAAAGAGAGGAAGAAAATTACGCCAGTGATAAAAGCGAAAAGGAGGAGCCAGCTAAGAAGCATACAAAAGAAGCAACTTTGCCGCAACAGCCAGTTAGCGCTGGTGGCGATAGCGGACGCATTCGCAAGAAGAAACGTAAAAATTCGAGTACTTCATCTGGCAGCAGCTCGGGTAGCTCCAGCAGCAGTAGCAGCTCTTCATCGAGTTCATCATCATCCGAAAACGAGGTGGAGGAGGAGGAGGACGACGACAGTTCGGTTGAGCGTTATAAGTACAAAGCCATCGAATCGATGAAAGCCAAAGCCAAGGAGGGTGTGAAGCGCGAGCTGAAGGAAGAGAAGTT ATTCGATGAGAAGAAACGTTTCAATTATGTCTTCTATGATCCGGAAATGCATTGGTGCCAGACGTGTGATGTTTTTCCCAAAACCGCAAAGGATTACTTAAACCACTTGCATTCCAAAGAGCATATGGATCGTGAAAGCATCGAAACACCGTGGCACATTGATGTGGCAACTGAT CAATTTCCAAACTATGAAAATGCCCCAACCAAACGTACCCCGATACGTGGTCTAACATTCTTCGTACCAGCTTCGGCATGGTTCTGCAAATTATGCAACAATTGGATGGGCGATTTGCATTGCGCCTCAACACATTTGAAATCACAACTACATGCGAGCAAATACAAT GCCTTCTTGGAGAAAAATCCACACTTTGAAGTCAATTGGTTGGCAGATCGTCAACGTGTGCTAAATGAACGTAAGAATTTGCCGCCACCACAGCAAATTACATCCGTCTCCACCACTGCAGCGGAGAGTACACCCAGTAAAAAATCGAAGAAGGAAGAGAAAGTGAAGAAGCGCAAGAAGAAGGG TTCGGAGAAAAAGGATAAGAAGAAGAAACGCAAGCGCTCAAAGAAACGCAAGAAGAATGCTGCAACATCGACTTCCAGTGACTCATCGTCTTCGGATAGTGAGAAACCCAGCAAGACCAAAGTCAAATCGCCAATAGTCATACAAGGCTTGGACAATCCCAATCCTGCGCTTTCGATACGTGTGGCCATGCGTAAACAAGATTTCGGTAAAGTGGACGAAGACACACCACCGCCGGCGCCTCGTTTGCACGTCGAAGCTGCACCGCATCCAGTGCCACCGCCCGCGGTGACCGTCGCAAATATCAGCAGTGCCGCTAAGGTTGATCCAGCAACCTTATTGACCAACACCGGCCGGTTGAGTAAATGGACTGAGGCGCAAGATAGCAACGCCAAAGCAGCAGCAACCGTAACGCAACCACGCAAAGGTGCAGAGGAGGACAAAAATGATGATGCGATCTTGCAGCAGTGGAATAATGTGCAGCCGGTCATAAGCGAGAGCGAAAAGAAGCTACTGGAGCAGTTGAAGGGCAAGTTGAAGAACAAACCACATGAGAATGCAACAACACCGGCCGGCGCCTCTATACGCAACAATAATGATGGCCCGTCAGATCGACGCGTACGTGACCGCGACCGCGACCGTGAACGTGAGCGAGATCGTGATCGTGATCGTGACCGCGACCGCGATCGCAATGACAGAGATCGTAATGATCGTAGACGGCGTTCGCGCAGTCCTGTCTTTGGCGGTGGCGGTGTTCGTGGCCGTATGCGTCGCACACGTAGTCGTACGCGCAGTCGCAGTCGCGGACGCGCCGCTTCGCCATATGGACGCAGAAGGCGCACACGTTCACGTTCGCGTGGACGCAG aaGCCGTTCCTTCGATCGCCGACGCCGCTACAGCCGTTCACGCACTCGTTCGCGCACACGTTCCAGCAGTCGCAATCGCATTGAGAAGCCAATTGTGCGACATCCCGAATTTAGACCACGTGTGCCCGAAAAGGATAAGGAGCGGGAGAAGCGTTCAACTACCGACACGAAGGATAAAAAGAATGCCGACAAGAAGAATAAAAGCAGCAGCACTTCGTCAACTGCAACGAGCGGCAAGAAATTACCGTTCATTGGTAAAATGCCTGTCTTCAAGAAACAAACCGCCGGTCAAGGTGATGGCAATGGCGTCGAAAATACTCTGGCATACACCGGCGACAATGGTCAACATGCCAATCCGGCTGGTTACGTGCCACAACGTCCGCCTGCGCCCACCGCCGCACAGATCCAAATGGCCATGATGGAGGACGTGTACGGCAATGCACCGCCATTCCATCCCGATGCCGGCATGATGATGGACTACGACGAGTTGATGCCCGATCCGATACAGTTTGTCAATTTGATGGGTCAAgtgccgccgccaccaccaccacccgCTGGCGCTGGTCGCGCAAAGTCCGCAGACGGCACGGACGAGGAAGCCGAAGATATACTGCCACCGGGTATTGATGTGGCCGAGAGTGATGATTGTGTGCCGCGTCCCATTTCCGATGGGCCTATACCGCGTAAAGGTCCACTGCCGAAGGATCTTGAAGAGGCGCTGAATATCATATTCCCCGGCGAAAAGAAATCGGACGACGAGGATGCCGAGGCTAAGAAAGCCAAGTCAACAG GCGAAACACAAATAATTGTGGAGGAGCCGATTATGCAACCAGAGGATCTGGTTAAAGAAGGCATACACATGGTGACTATAGAGGAAACGTCAATCGCTGGCATGGATGAGGCTTCGCAGATGAGCATGAACGAACCGTTAGTGTTTAATAAGCCCGCAAGTTCATTGCCCAGTGAAGTGGTCACAACGAACGCCAACATCGTAACGGCAAATACACCACAAACAGTTGATATTACGTCACAAGACGCGGCTGACATTGATTTGAACGCCATAcaaccgccaccaccaccggcAGCTGCAGCACCAGTACCACCACCAGCTCCAGTTCCAGCACCGGAAGCACCAAGCGAGCCACCAACATCAGCAGCTGCTGTGCTTAATGGCGCTGCAGTTGAGGAGACCAACAACGATACCAAGAATTCCACTGAAGAGCCTGATTTGGCGCACGCACCCGAACCCGATGACATACCGATGCCCACGTCGAAAGCCTCCGCCGAGGACGTTGCTAACATCGTTTACGACTTGGATGATATACCACAGCCACCGCCGTCACCCACAGAGAGCGAGAAGAATCGCCGACAGGAGGAGTTAAATGACTTGGCCATGTTGGGCATCGATGCGGACGATATGGCGGCACAGTGCATATAA